The proteins below are encoded in one region of Streptomyces sp. NBC_00490:
- a CDS encoding helix-turn-helix domain-containing protein, which translates to MSIGNSPEDERPFEDDREEARISIGRALQQARIAAGLTVDDVSSATRVRIAIVHAIEADDFAPCGGDVYARGHIRTLAKAVHLDPAPLLDQFAADHGGGRPAPTPAAPLFEAERIRPERRGPNWTAAMVAAIVAVVGFVGFTAFKGDDEGGKAQVAEGVEPSAGKSSSPTPKSEKPESPKPDPSDSAIAAAPQDKVTVQVGAPDGRSWISAKDHSGRLLFDGVLEKGESKTFQDNEKINLVLGDAGAIQLYVNGKKIDDDWQPGAVERLTYTKGDPTVG; encoded by the coding sequence GTGTCCATCGGCAACTCCCCTGAAGACGAGCGTCCGTTCGAAGACGACCGCGAGGAAGCCCGTATCTCCATCGGCCGTGCCCTCCAGCAGGCACGTATCGCGGCCGGGCTGACCGTCGACGACGTCAGCAGCGCCACCCGGGTCCGCATCGCCATCGTGCATGCCATCGAGGCGGACGACTTCGCCCCCTGTGGCGGGGACGTCTACGCCCGTGGGCACATCCGGACCCTGGCCAAGGCCGTCCATCTCGACCCGGCCCCCTTGCTGGACCAGTTCGCCGCCGACCATGGCGGCGGGCGTCCGGCGCCGACCCCGGCCGCCCCGCTGTTCGAGGCGGAACGCATCCGTCCCGAGCGGCGTGGACCCAACTGGACCGCCGCCATGGTCGCGGCGATCGTCGCCGTGGTCGGCTTCGTCGGGTTCACCGCGTTCAAGGGTGACGACGAGGGCGGGAAGGCGCAGGTCGCCGAGGGTGTCGAGCCCTCCGCCGGCAAGTCCTCCTCGCCCACGCCCAAGAGCGAGAAGCCCGAGTCGCCGAAGCCGGACCCGTCCGACAGCGCCATCGCGGCCGCGCCCCAGGACAAGGTGACCGTCCAGGTCGGCGCGCCCGACGGCAGGAGCTGGATCTCCGCCAAGGACCACAGCGGCCGGCTGCTGTTCGACGGGGTGCTCGAGAAGGGCGAGAGCAAGACCTTCCAGGACAACGAGAAGATCAACCTCGTCCTCGGTGACGCCGGGGCGATCCAGCTGTACGTGAACGGCAAGAAGATCGACGACGACTGGCAGCCGGGAGCCGTGGAGCGGCTCACGTACACGAAGGGCGACCCGACGGTCGGTTAG
- a CDS encoding DNA translocase FtsK codes for MASRPSAAKKQPAKKAAAPAKKAAAKKAPAKKAPAKKAVAKKTAPAPRPAPSPTGGIYRLVRAVWLGLAHAVGAVFRGIGNGAKNLDPAHRKDGVALLLLGLALIVAAGTWSNLRGPVGDLVEIIVTGAFGRLDLLVPILLAVIAARFIRHPEQPEANGRIVIGLSALVIGVLGQVHIACGAPARSDGMQAIRDAGGLIGWSAATPLTYTMGEVLAVPLLVLLTVFGLLVVTATPVNAIPRRLRELGVRLGVMHDPAEDEFGEDDERYDDQWREALPARTRRRGPAPEAYDPDGAEQEALSRRRGRPRRSAVPQPDMDRPMDAVDVAAAAAAALDGAVLHGMPPSPIVADLTQGVSVGDREDTTPTPVPTSVPAPAARPRQGKLKVQEKLKVEVADLTKPAPEAQGELPPRAEQLQLSGDITYSLPSLDLLTRGGPGKARSAANDAVVASLTNVFMEFKVDAAVTGFTRGPTVTRYEVELGPAVKVERITALAKNIAYAVASPDVRIISPIPGKSAVGIEIPNTDREMVNLGDVLRLAAAAEDEHPMLVALGKDVEGGYVMANLAKMPHVLVAGATGSGKSSCINCLITSIMVRATPEDVRMVLVDPKRVELTAYEGIPHLITPIITNPKRAAEALQWVVREMDLRYDDLAAFGYRHIDDFNEAIREGKLKTPEGSERELKAYPYLLVIVDELADLMMVAPRDVEDSIVRITQLARAAGIHLVLATQRPSVDVVTGLIKANVPSRLAFATSSLADSRVILDQPGAEKLIGKGDGLYLPMGQNKPTRMQGAFVTEDEVAAVVQHCKDQMAPVFRDDVVVGTKQKKEIDEEIGDDLDLLCQAAELVVSTQFGSTSMLQRKLRVGFAKAGRLMDLMESRGIVGPSEGSKARDVLVKADELDGVLAVIRGEA; via the coding sequence ATGGCCTCACGTCCCTCCGCTGCCAAGAAGCAGCCCGCGAAGAAGGCGGCGGCTCCGGCGAAGAAGGCCGCTGCGAAGAAGGCCCCGGCGAAGAAGGCGCCCGCCAAGAAAGCCGTCGCGAAGAAGACCGCGCCGGCCCCGAGGCCGGCGCCCAGTCCGACCGGCGGCATCTACCGGCTCGTGCGCGCCGTCTGGCTGGGCCTCGCGCACGCGGTGGGCGCTGTGTTCCGCGGCATAGGGAATGGCGCGAAGAACCTCGACCCGGCGCACCGCAAGGACGGTGTCGCGCTGCTGCTGCTCGGCCTCGCGCTGATCGTCGCGGCCGGTACCTGGTCGAATCTGCGCGGTCCCGTCGGCGACCTGGTCGAGATCATCGTCACCGGCGCCTTCGGCCGCCTCGACCTGCTGGTGCCGATACTGCTCGCGGTCATCGCGGCGCGGTTCATCCGGCACCCCGAGCAGCCCGAGGCCAACGGCCGCATCGTGATCGGCCTGTCCGCGCTCGTCATCGGTGTGCTCGGGCAGGTCCACATCGCGTGCGGCGCACCTGCCCGCAGCGACGGCATGCAGGCCATAAGGGACGCGGGCGGTCTCATCGGCTGGAGCGCGGCGACCCCGCTGACCTACACCATGGGCGAGGTCCTCGCCGTACCCCTGCTCGTGCTGCTCACGGTCTTCGGGCTGCTGGTCGTGACGGCCACCCCGGTCAACGCCATCCCGCGGCGACTGCGGGAGCTCGGTGTGCGGCTCGGTGTCATGCACGATCCGGCCGAGGACGAGTTCGGCGAGGACGACGAGCGCTACGACGACCAGTGGCGCGAGGCGCTGCCCGCGCGTACCCGCAGGCGCGGGCCGGCCCCCGAGGCGTACGACCCCGACGGCGCCGAGCAGGAGGCCCTCTCGCGGCGTCGCGGCCGTCCCCGGCGCTCCGCGGTGCCGCAGCCCGACATGGACCGTCCGATGGACGCCGTGGACGTCGCCGCGGCGGCCGCCGCCGCGCTCGACGGTGCCGTCCTGCACGGCATGCCGCCGTCGCCGATCGTCGCCGACCTCACCCAGGGGGTGAGCGTCGGGGACCGCGAGGACACGACGCCGACGCCGGTGCCGACCTCCGTGCCGGCCCCGGCCGCGCGCCCGCGGCAGGGGAAGCTGAAGGTCCAGGAGAAGCTGAAGGTCGAGGTCGCGGACCTCACCAAGCCCGCGCCCGAGGCCCAGGGCGAACTGCCGCCGCGCGCCGAGCAGCTCCAGCTGTCCGGTGACATCACGTACTCGCTGCCCTCGCTCGACCTCCTCACGCGCGGGGGCCCCGGCAAGGCGCGCAGTGCGGCCAACGACGCCGTCGTCGCCTCGCTGACGAACGTCTTCATGGAGTTCAAGGTCGACGCGGCCGTCACCGGTTTCACGCGCGGGCCGACGGTCACGCGGTACGAGGTCGAGCTCGGCCCCGCCGTGAAGGTCGAGCGGATCACCGCGCTGGCGAAGAACATCGCGTACGCCGTCGCCAGCCCGGACGTCCGGATCATCAGCCCGATCCCGGGCAAGTCGGCGGTCGGCATCGAGATCCCCAACACCGACCGCGAGATGGTCAACCTCGGTGACGTGCTGCGGCTGGCCGCGGCGGCCGAGGACGAGCATCCGATGCTGGTCGCGCTCGGCAAGGACGTCGAGGGCGGCTATGTGATGGCCAACCTCGCGAAGATGCCGCATGTGCTCGTTGCCGGAGCGACGGGTTCCGGTAAGTCGTCGTGCATTAACTGCTTGATCACTTCCATCATGGTCCGCGCGACCCCCGAGGACGTGCGGATGGTCCTCGTCGACCCCAAGCGCGTCGAGCTGACGGCCTACGAGGGCATTCCGCACCTGATCACGCCGATCATCACCAACCCCAAGCGGGCCGCCGAGGCGCTCCAGTGGGTCGTACGCGAAATGGATCTGCGCTACGACGACCTGGCGGCGTTCGGGTACCGGCACATCGACGACTTCAACGAGGCCATCCGCGAAGGCAAGCTCAAGACGCCGGAAGGCAGCGAGCGGGAGCTGAAGGCGTACCCGTATCTGCTGGTGATCGTCGACGAGCTCGCCGACCTGATGATGGTCGCGCCGAGGGACGTCGAGGACTCGATCGTGCGCATCACGCAGCTCGCGCGCGCGGCCGGTATCCACCTGGTGCTCGCCACGCAGCGGCCCTCGGTCGACGTCGTCACCGGTCTGATCAAGGCGAACGTGCCCTCCCGGCTCGCCTTCGCCACCTCCTCGCTCGCCGACTCCCGGGTCATCCTCGACCAGCCCGGCGCCGAGAAGCTGATCGGCAAGGGTGACGGGCTGTACCTGCCCATGGGGCAGAACAAGCCCACCCGTATGCAGGGCGCCTTCGTGACCGAGGACGAGGTCGCGGCGGTCGTCCAGCACTGCAAGGACCAGATGGCGCCCGTCTTCCGGGACGACGTCGTGGTGGGCACCAAGCAGAAGAAGGAGATCGACGAGGAGATCGGCGACGACCTGGACCTGCTGTGCCAGGCGGCCGAGCTGGTGGTCTCCACGCAGTTCGGGTCGACCTCCATGCTCCAGCGCAAGCTGCGCGTCGGCTTCGCCAAGGCGGGGCGTCTGATGGACCTGATGGAGTCCCGGGGCATCGTCGGACCGAGCGAGGGATCCAAGGCTCGTGACGTTCTTGTGAAGGCTGACGAGCTGGACGGAGTGCTCGCGGTGATCCGCGGGGAGGCTTAA
- a CDS encoding response regulator — MVQKAKILLVDDRPENLLALEAILSALDQTLVRASSGEEALKALLTDDFAVILLDVQMPGMDGFETAAHIKRRERTRDIPIIFLTAINHGPHHTFRGYAAGAVDYISKPFDPWVLRAKVSVFVELYMKNCQLREQAALLRLQLEGGAAGKAPAGEAKEPAGLLAELSARLAAVEEQAEALSKQLDDESADAAAVATAAHLERKLTGLRRALDALEPGTGSTQSVPSQN, encoded by the coding sequence ATGGTGCAGAAGGCCAAGATCCTCCTGGTCGATGACCGGCCGGAGAATCTGCTGGCGCTGGAGGCCATTCTCTCCGCGCTCGATCAGACGCTGGTGCGGGCATCGTCCGGGGAGGAAGCGCTCAAGGCGCTGCTCACCGACGACTTCGCGGTGATTCTGCTGGACGTGCAGATGCCGGGCATGGACGGCTTCGAGACGGCGGCGCACATCAAGCGGCGCGAGCGCACCCGGGACATCCCGATCATCTTCCTCACCGCGATCAACCACGGCCCGCATCACACCTTCCGCGGGTACGCGGCGGGCGCGGTCGACTACATCTCCAAGCCCTTCGACCCGTGGGTGCTGCGCGCGAAGGTCTCCGTGTTCGTCGAGCTGTACATGAAGAACTGCCAGCTGAGGGAGCAGGCGGCGCTGCTGCGGCTCCAGTTGGAGGGCGGTGCCGCCGGCAAGGCTCCGGCCGGTGAGGCGAAGGAGCCGGCGGGACTGCTGGCCGAGCTCTCGGCGCGGCTCGCCGCGGTCGAGGAGCAGGCCGAGGCCCTGTCCAAGCAGCTGGACGACGAGTCGGCGGACGCGGCGGCCGTGGCCACCGCGGCGCATCTCGAACGCAAACTCACCGGCCTGCGGCGGGCACTGGACGCCCTGGAGCCGGGAACGGGCAGCACCCAGTCGGTGCCCTCGCAGAACTGA
- a CDS encoding HAMP domain-containing protein — MESGAATRGTKTRAKGGQSLNNQRKPRGGTTAVDTAALNRLLAALVSMRDGNFRKRLTVSGDGVLSEIAAVYNEVADRNLHLTGELSRVRRMVGREGKLTERLEIGACEGSWLTAIDASNALVDDLVRPVSEVGRVLSAVAEGDLSPRMELRTQAADGSGHPLRGEFLKVGRTVNNLVDQLSTFTDEVTRVASEVGTEGKLGGQAKVRGMSGSWKDLTDSVNTMAYRLTAQVRDIALVTTAVAKGDLSRKVTVHVAGEMLELKNTVNTMVDQLSSFSSEVTRVAREVGVEGELGGQAQVPGVAGVWKDLTDSVNLMAGNLTAQVRGIAQVTTAVANGDLSQKVTVSARGEVAQLADTINQMTETLRIFADEVTRVANEVGAEGQLGGQANVPGAAGTWKDLTDSVNTVFRNLTTQVRDIAAVTTAVANGDLSQKVTVDVAGEMLELKNTVNGMVDQLSAFGAEVTRVAREVGVEGELGGQAQVPGAAGTWKDLTDSVNTAFRNLTGQVRNIAQVTTAVANGDLSQKVTVDVSGEMLQLKNTVNTMVDQLSAFADQVTRMARDVGTEGRLGGQAVVPGVSGTWKELTDSVNFMGGNLTSQVRQIAQVTTAVARGDLSQKIDVDARGEILELKNTINTMVDQLSAFADQVTRVAREVGTEGRLGGQAQVPGVAGVWRDLTDSVNGMASNLTGQVRNIAQVATAVARGDLSQKITVDARGEILELKNTLNTMVDQLSSFAEEVTRVAREVGTEGILGGQAEVQGVSGTWKDLTQSVNFMANNLTIQVRNIAEVTTAVAKGDLSKKITVDAKGEILELVSTVNTMVDQLSSFAEQVTRVAREVGTEGILGGQAHASGVTGIWKDLTDNVNLMANNLTVQVRNISQVASAVANGDLTRTVTIEARGEVAQLADTFNTMVKTLSSFADQVTKVAREVGTDGILGGQARVPGVAGTWKDLTESVNQMASNLTGQVRNIAMVTTAIAKGDLTKKIDIDARGEILELKTTINTMVDQLSSFAEEVTRVAREVGTEGQLGGQARVRDVDGTWRDLTESVNEMAGNLTRQVRAIARVATAVTRGDLNLKIDVDASGEIQELQDYINKMIANLRDTTIANKEQDWLKGNLARISALMQGRRDLADVASLIMSELTPVVSAQHGAFFLAMPLVDGKDASADQEESYELRMLGSYGYSMGSMPTSFRPGEALIGTAAQERRTILVENAPSGYLKISSGLGEAPPAQVIVLPVLFEGQVLGVIELASFTPFTQIQKDFLNQIAEMIATSVNTISVNTKTEVLLRQSQELTEQLRERSAELENRQKALQSSNAELEEKAELLAQQNRDIEVKNTEIEEARQVLEERAEQLAVSMRYKSEFLANMSHELRTPLNSLLILAKLLADNADANLSPKQVEFAETIHGAGSDLLQLINDILDLSKVEAGKMDVSPTRIALVQLVDYVEATFRPLTAEKGLDLSVRVSPELPATLHTDEQRLLQVLRNLLSNAVKFTDSGAVELVIRPAGADVPMQIREQLLETGSLRDPDADLIAFSVTDTGIGIAASKMRVIFEAFKQADGTTSRKYGGTGLGLSISREIAQLLGGEIHAQSEPGRGSTFTLYLPLHPSELPPQGYQQSAAVLDVGDLSASENGRAEVEIGTPAEVKSYQETQNGAAALFRRRRRTLPEVEQRPQLDQWATTAQSPAPEVRRGIRFGGEKVLIVDDDIRNVFALTSVLEQHGLSVLYAENGREGIEVLEQHDDVTVVLMDIMMPEMDGYATTTAIRRMPQFAGLPIIALTAKAMKGDREKAIESGASDYVTKPVDPDHLLSVMEQWMRGA; from the coding sequence GTGGAGTCTGGCGCAGCGACGCGGGGCACTAAGACGCGCGCGAAAGGCGGACAGTCCCTGAACAACCAGCGCAAACCACGCGGTGGGACCACCGCGGTGGACACGGCCGCCCTGAACAGACTGCTGGCGGCTCTCGTGTCGATGCGTGACGGGAACTTCCGGAAGCGGCTCACGGTGTCCGGCGACGGCGTGTTGTCCGAGATCGCCGCTGTGTACAACGAGGTGGCCGACCGGAATCTGCATCTGACGGGTGAGCTGTCGCGGGTGCGGCGGATGGTGGGCCGTGAGGGAAAGCTCACGGAGCGGCTGGAGATCGGCGCCTGTGAGGGGTCGTGGCTGACGGCCATCGACGCTTCCAATGCCCTGGTCGACGATCTCGTACGGCCTGTGTCGGAAGTCGGCAGGGTGCTCTCCGCCGTCGCGGAGGGTGATCTTTCGCCGCGGATGGAGCTGCGGACGCAGGCGGCGGACGGGTCGGGGCACCCGCTGCGGGGTGAGTTCCTGAAGGTCGGGCGGACCGTCAACAATCTGGTCGACCAGCTGTCGACGTTCACCGACGAGGTCACGCGCGTGGCCAGTGAGGTGGGCACCGAGGGCAAGCTGGGCGGACAGGCCAAGGTGCGCGGTATGTCCGGTTCCTGGAAGGACCTGACGGATTCCGTCAACACGATGGCGTACCGGCTGACGGCACAGGTGCGGGACATCGCGCTCGTCACCACGGCCGTCGCGAAGGGCGACCTGTCCCGGAAGGTCACGGTTCACGTGGCCGGCGAGATGCTGGAGCTGAAGAACACCGTCAACACGATGGTGGACCAGCTGTCGTCCTTCTCCTCCGAGGTGACCCGCGTCGCGCGCGAGGTGGGCGTCGAGGGTGAGCTGGGCGGTCAGGCGCAGGTGCCCGGTGTGGCGGGTGTGTGGAAGGACCTCACCGATTCGGTGAACCTGATGGCCGGCAATCTGACGGCCCAGGTGCGCGGGATCGCCCAGGTGACGACCGCGGTCGCCAACGGTGACCTGTCGCAGAAGGTCACCGTCTCGGCACGCGGTGAGGTCGCGCAGCTCGCCGACACGATCAACCAGATGACCGAGACGCTGCGGATCTTCGCGGACGAGGTCACCCGCGTGGCCAACGAGGTCGGTGCCGAGGGCCAGCTCGGCGGGCAGGCGAACGTGCCGGGTGCGGCGGGGACGTGGAAGGACCTCACCGATTCGGTGAACACGGTCTTCAGGAACCTCACCACACAGGTGCGGGACATCGCCGCCGTGACGACGGCCGTGGCCAACGGCGACCTCTCGCAGAAGGTCACCGTCGACGTGGCCGGCGAGATGCTGGAGCTGAAGAACACCGTCAACGGGATGGTGGACCAGCTGTCGGCGTTCGGTGCCGAGGTCACGCGCGTGGCGCGCGAGGTCGGTGTCGAGGGTGAGCTGGGCGGTCAGGCGCAGGTGCCGGGTGCGGCGGGTACGTGGAAGGACCTCACGGACTCCGTCAACACGGCGTTCCGGAACCTCACCGGACAGGTGAGGAACATCGCCCAGGTGACGACGGCCGTGGCCAACGGCGACCTGTCGCAGAAGGTCACCGTGGACGTCTCCGGCGAGATGCTCCAGCTGAAGAACACCGTGAACACGATGGTGGACCAGCTCTCCGCCTTCGCCGACCAGGTGACGCGGATGGCCCGGGACGTGGGCACCGAGGGCCGCCTCGGGGGTCAGGCCGTGGTGCCGGGGGTCTCGGGGACGTGGAAGGAGCTCACGGACTCCGTCAACTTCATGGGCGGCAACCTCACCTCGCAGGTGCGACAGATCGCCCAGGTGACGACGGCGGTGGCGCGGGGCGACCTGTCCCAGAAGATCGACGTGGACGCGCGCGGCGAGATCCTCGAGCTGAAGAACACCATCAACACGATGGTCGACCAGCTCTCCGCCTTCGCCGACCAGGTGACCCGGGTCGCCCGTGAGGTGGGCACCGAAGGACGGCTGGGCGGGCAGGCGCAGGTGCCCGGCGTCGCCGGTGTGTGGCGCGACCTGACCGACTCCGTGAACGGCATGGCGTCCAACCTGACCGGACAGGTGCGCAACATCGCCCAGGTCGCCACCGCGGTGGCCCGGGGTGACCTGTCCCAGAAGATCACCGTGGACGCGCGCGGCGAGATCCTCGAGCTGAAGAACACCCTGAACACGATGGTCGACCAGCTGTCGTCGTTCGCCGAAGAGGTCACGCGTGTGGCCCGCGAGGTGGGCACCGAGGGCATCCTCGGCGGTCAGGCCGAGGTGCAGGGGGTCTCCGGCACCTGGAAGGACCTCACGCAGTCGGTGAACTTCATGGCGAACAACCTGACGATTCAGGTGCGGAACATCGCCGAGGTCACGACCGCCGTCGCCAAGGGCGATCTGTCGAAGAAGATCACCGTCGACGCGAAGGGCGAGATCCTCGAACTCGTCAGCACCGTCAACACGATGGTGGACCAGCTGTCGTCCTTCGCCGAGCAGGTGACCCGGGTCGCCCGCGAGGTCGGTACCGAGGGCATCCTGGGCGGGCAGGCGCACGCGTCGGGGGTCACGGGCATCTGGAAGGACCTCACCGACAACGTCAACCTGATGGCCAACAACCTGACCGTGCAGGTGCGGAACATCTCCCAGGTCGCGTCGGCCGTCGCCAACGGCGACCTGACGCGGACGGTGACCATCGAGGCGCGCGGCGAGGTCGCGCAGCTCGCCGACACCTTCAACACCATGGTGAAGACGCTGAGTTCGTTCGCCGACCAGGTCACCAAGGTGGCCCGTGAGGTGGGCACGGACGGGATCCTCGGCGGGCAGGCGCGGGTGCCGGGTGTGGCCGGTACGTGGAAGGACCTCACCGAGTCGGTGAACCAGATGGCGTCCAACCTGACCGGTCAGGTGCGGAACATCGCCATGGTCACGACCGCCATCGCCAAGGGCGACCTGACGAAGAAGATCGACATCGACGCCCGGGGCGAGATCCTCGAGCTGAAGACCACCATCAACACCATGGTCGACCAGCTGTCCTCCTTCGCCGAGGAGGTCACCCGGGTCGCCCGTGAGGTGGGCACCGAGGGACAGCTCGGCGGCCAGGCACGCGTGCGTGACGTCGACGGCACCTGGCGCGACCTGACCGAGTCCGTGAACGAGATGGCCGGGAACCTGACCCGGCAGGTGCGTGCCATCGCGCGCGTGGCGACCGCGGTGACCCGCGGCGACCTGAACCTGAAGATCGACGTGGACGCGTCCGGGGAGATCCAGGAACTCCAGGACTACATCAACAAGATGATCGCCAACCTGCGCGACACCACGATCGCCAACAAGGAGCAGGACTGGCTCAAGGGCAACCTGGCCCGTATCTCCGCGCTGATGCAGGGCCGCCGCGACCTCGCGGACGTGGCCTCGCTGATCATGAGCGAGCTGACGCCGGTGGTGTCCGCGCAGCACGGCGCGTTCTTCCTGGCGATGCCGCTCGTCGACGGCAAGGACGCGAGCGCCGACCAGGAGGAGTCGTACGAACTGCGCATGCTCGGGTCGTACGGCTACTCCATGGGATCGATGCCGACGTCCTTCAGGCCGGGCGAGGCACTCATCGGGACGGCCGCGCAGGAGCGGCGCACGATCCTGGTGGAGAACGCGCCGAGCGGCTATCTGAAGATCTCCTCGGGGCTCGGGGAGGCGCCGCCCGCGCAGGTGATCGTGTTGCCGGTGCTCTTCGAGGGCCAGGTGCTCGGCGTCATCGAGCTGGCGTCCTTCACGCCGTTCACGCAGATCCAGAAGGACTTCCTCAACCAGATCGCGGAGATGATCGCGACCAGCGTCAACACCATCTCCGTCAACACCAAGACCGAGGTGCTGCTGCGGCAGTCGCAGGAGCTGACCGAGCAACTCCGCGAGCGGTCGGCGGAGTTGGAGAACCGGCAGAAGGCCCTCCAGTCGTCCAACGCGGAACTGGAGGAGAAGGCCGAGCTGCTGGCCCAGCAGAACCGTGACATCGAGGTGAAGAACACCGAGATCGAGGAGGCGCGGCAGGTCCTGGAGGAGCGCGCCGAGCAACTCGCGGTGTCGATGCGGTACAAGAGCGAGTTCCTCGCCAACATGTCGCACGAGCTGCGCACGCCACTCAACTCGCTGCTGATCCTTGCCAAGTTGCTCGCCGACAACGCCGACGCGAACCTCTCGCCGAAGCAGGTCGAGTTCGCCGAGACGATCCACGGCGCAGGCTCCGACCTGCTCCAGCTGATCAACGACATCCTCGACCTGTCGAAGGTCGAGGCGGGCAAGATGGACGTCTCGCCGACGCGCATCGCGCTCGTCCAGCTCGTGGACTACGTGGAGGCCACCTTCCGCCCGCTGACCGCGGAGAAGGGCCTCGACCTGTCCGTACGGGTCTCGCCGGAGCTGCCCGCCACGCTGCACACCGACGAGCAGCGGCTGCTGCAGGTGCTGCGCAATCTGCTGTCCAACGCCGTGAAGTTCACCGACTCCGGGGCGGTGGAGCTGGTCATCCGGCCCGCCGGCGCGGATGTGCCGATGCAGATCCGTGAGCAGTTGCTGGAGACCGGTTCGCTGCGGGATCCGGACGCCGATCTCATCGCGTTCTCCGTGACCGACACCGGGATCGGGATCGCCGCGAGCAAGATGCGGGTGATCTTCGAGGCGTTCAAGCAGGCCGACGGCACGACGAGCCGGAAGTACGGCGGTACGGGGCTCGGGCTCTCCATCTCGCGGGAGATCGCCCAGCTGCTCGGTGGTGAGATCCACGCGCAGAGCGAGCCGGGACGCGGCTCGACGTTCACGCTGTATTTGCCGCTGCACCCGAGCGAACTGCCTCCGCAGGGCTACCAGCAGTCCGCGGCGGTCCTGGACGTCGGTGACCTGAGCGCTTCCGAGAACGGCCGCGCCGAGGTCGAGATCGGGACGCCGGCCGAGGTGAAGTCGTACCAGGAGACCCAGAACGGCGCCGCGGCGCTCTTCAGGCGCCGCCGCAGGACCCTGCCGGAGGTCGAACAGCGGCCCCAGCTGGACCAGTGGGCGACGACGGCGCAGAGCCCGGCGCCGGAGGTGCGGCGGGGCATCCGGTTCGGCGGTGAGAAGGTGCTGATCGTCGACGACGACATCCGCAACGTCTTCGCGCTCACCAGCGTCCTGGAACAGCACGGACTGTCGGTGCTGTACGCCGAGAACGGCCGCGAGGGCATCGAGGTCCTGGAGCAGCACGACGACGTCACGGTCGTCCTGATGGACATCATGATGCCCGAGATGGACGGGTATGCGACGACGACGGCGATCCGTAGGATGCCGCAGTTCGCGGGCCTGCCGATCATCGCGCTGACGGCGAAGGCGATGAAGGGCGACCGGGAGAAGGCGATCGAGTCGGGCGCCTCCGACTATGTCACCAAGCCGGTCGATCCCGATCATCTGCTGTCGGTGATGGAGCAGTGGATGCGGGGCGCGTGA